From Magnetofaba australis IT-1, a single genomic window includes:
- a CDS encoding FKBP-type peptidyl-prolyl cis-trans isomerase, whose protein sequence is MSSAAQNEAAGKAFLQENAGKDGVESTATGLQYMVLEQGQGGPKPSAASQVTVHYTGSLLDGSVFDSSVTRGEPIAFGLNRVIPGWTEGVQLMSVGDKFRFFIPHELAYGPMGMPPVIPPAATLIFDVELLAIA, encoded by the coding sequence ATGAGTAGCGCAGCGCAGAATGAGGCGGCGGGTAAGGCGTTTTTGCAAGAGAACGCCGGTAAAGATGGGGTGGAGTCCACGGCAACGGGCTTGCAGTACATGGTTCTTGAGCAGGGCCAGGGTGGCCCCAAGCCCAGCGCCGCCAGCCAGGTGACCGTGCACTATACCGGCTCTTTGCTCGATGGCAGCGTGTTCGATAGCTCCGTCACACGCGGCGAGCCCATCGCTTTTGGCTTGAACCGTGTGATCCCCGGCTGGACCGAAGGGGTGCAATTGATGTCCGTGGGCGACAAGTTCCGCTTTTTCATCCCTCACGAGTTGGCCTATGGGCCCATGGGCATGCCGCCGGTGATTCCGCCGGCCGCCACCCTTATTTTTGATGTGGAGCTGTTGGCCATCGCATAA
- a CDS encoding GGDEF domain-containing phosphodiesterase, with translation MTLRVKLLASVVALLCAAGLLYWIVARPAPFSAPPPQQIINADAELNQRDARLMTSLETAAAALRQGEDARESLNQQMRAWRNLLIRGMDPALFEKHLNEFHEAKTQARTRWQTLGGLLTESADMSKRVETILAAHAALDERFRAAIRTFQLSENNPKLEADAQARDLELSLYQEVDSLLARLRKIHQDAISGLEDLLRARQSELEAAPLVLQAPAPKFQDYRGIGLALMALLALGVWGLLDWMTAAPLKRMATALRERAAQMRADGEADAVASLDGLDEFAAVEQGVEQVLAGAARSAEEIQTLRAQVESLGQRAERDATSGLRHLNGLRAWFDARVAAAVDASAPVLDAAQEPDLDAPATAPNPAPSLARVFVIEPVEWDKLEALYGPQAALDLRQRMSERLEKALGANGAAAQWGAHGFVAALCDPTDADPHTQAQAEAGRIFAAFEKPFTVRAFGVVLRLRMGVAIAADGESLDAPLRRAWQALTQAAPQQSVALYDPTQDPARQGLSERMTQLREGVLRRELRLYFQPIVDLNRQGVGEVEALLRWEHPEQGVLEPGELIPWAEQTGVIREVTQWALSEAASRLVKWGHSGVSLDIAMNLSQRDLADPNFPERLGRLLSEHQISPRQLTFDIPAEAAFNPHLNLEQALDGLRRVGVGLALDNIGRGAQPWEAYSRWPLRQIKTAPETFAALNDAAGHEAAMQAMAAFGRHLGAPAVAKGIEDRLTLELARKMGFEAFQGFFISPPVDAVALLTWMRESPWSGAAFGSGGRKLSSTSSRAQSAPQEPQQSAPQSANLPTEGS, from the coding sequence ATGACCTTGCGTGTAAAGCTCCTTGCCTCAGTCGTTGCGCTGCTGTGCGCGGCGGGCCTGCTGTATTGGATTGTTGCTCGTCCTGCGCCCTTTTCCGCACCGCCGCCGCAACAGATTATCAACGCCGACGCGGAGTTGAATCAGCGCGACGCGCGTTTGATGACGTCGTTGGAGACCGCCGCCGCCGCTTTGCGCCAGGGCGAGGATGCGCGCGAGAGTCTGAACCAACAGATGCGCGCATGGCGCAATCTGTTGATTCGCGGCATGGATCCGGCGCTGTTTGAAAAACACCTGAATGAGTTCCACGAGGCCAAGACCCAGGCCCGTACGCGGTGGCAAACCCTGGGCGGACTGCTCACCGAGAGCGCCGACATGAGCAAACGGGTGGAGACCATCCTGGCTGCTCATGCGGCATTGGATGAGCGTTTCCGCGCCGCCATTCGCACCTTTCAGCTGAGCGAAAACAATCCCAAGTTGGAAGCCGACGCCCAGGCGCGCGACCTGGAGTTGAGTCTGTATCAAGAGGTCGATTCGCTGCTGGCGCGTCTGCGTAAGATTCATCAGGACGCTATCTCAGGGCTGGAGGATCTGCTGCGCGCGCGCCAGAGCGAGCTGGAGGCCGCGCCGCTGGTGTTGCAGGCGCCTGCGCCCAAATTCCAAGACTACCGCGGCATCGGACTGGCGCTGATGGCGCTGCTGGCGCTGGGGGTGTGGGGGCTGCTGGATTGGATGACCGCCGCGCCGCTCAAACGCATGGCTACGGCGCTGCGCGAGCGGGCTGCGCAGATGCGTGCGGATGGCGAGGCTGACGCCGTGGCGTCGCTTGACGGACTTGATGAGTTCGCCGCGGTTGAACAGGGTGTTGAGCAGGTGTTGGCGGGCGCTGCGCGCAGTGCTGAGGAGATTCAAACTCTGCGTGCGCAGGTGGAGAGTCTGGGCCAGCGCGCCGAACGCGACGCCACCAGCGGGTTGCGTCATCTCAATGGTTTGCGCGCATGGTTTGATGCGCGCGTAGCGGCTGCGGTGGATGCCAGCGCTCCAGTATTGGACGCAGCGCAGGAGCCGGATCTGGATGCGCCAGCGACGGCGCCGAATCCTGCGCCGTCGCTGGCGCGGGTGTTTGTCATCGAGCCGGTTGAGTGGGACAAGTTGGAGGCGTTGTATGGCCCCCAAGCGGCCCTGGATCTGCGCCAGCGCATGAGCGAGCGGCTGGAGAAGGCGTTGGGCGCCAATGGCGCGGCGGCGCAGTGGGGCGCCCATGGTTTCGTCGCTGCGTTGTGCGACCCCACGGACGCGGACCCGCACACGCAGGCGCAGGCCGAGGCTGGGCGCATCTTTGCGGCGTTCGAGAAGCCCTTTACCGTGCGCGCGTTCGGCGTGGTGTTGCGTCTGCGCATGGGGGTGGCCATCGCTGCGGATGGCGAGTCGCTGGACGCGCCGTTACGCCGCGCCTGGCAGGCGTTGACCCAGGCGGCGCCGCAACAGAGTGTGGCGCTGTACGACCCGACCCAGGATCCGGCGCGTCAGGGCCTGTCCGAGCGCATGACGCAACTGCGCGAAGGGGTGCTGCGGCGCGAGTTGCGTCTCTACTTCCAGCCCATTGTGGACCTCAACCGTCAAGGGGTTGGCGAAGTCGAGGCGCTGCTGCGCTGGGAGCATCCTGAGCAGGGCGTGTTGGAGCCGGGCGAATTGATCCCCTGGGCGGAGCAGACCGGCGTGATTCGCGAAGTCACCCAATGGGCGCTGTCGGAGGCGGCGTCACGGCTGGTGAAGTGGGGGCACTCCGGCGTGAGTCTGGATATCGCCATGAACCTGTCTCAGCGCGATCTGGCCGATCCCAATTTTCCCGAACGTTTGGGACGTCTGTTGAGCGAACATCAGATCTCCCCACGGCAGTTGACCTTTGATATTCCCGCCGAAGCAGCGTTCAACCCGCACCTGAATCTGGAGCAGGCGCTGGATGGTTTGCGCCGTGTGGGCGTTGGACTGGCGCTGGACAACATCGGCCGCGGCGCGCAGCCGTGGGAGGCGTACTCACGTTGGCCACTGCGGCAGATCAAAACCGCGCCGGAGACCTTTGCCGCTCTCAATGACGCCGCCGGACATGAAGCCGCCATGCAGGCCATGGCGGCGTTTGGCCGCCATCTGGGCGCGCCGGCGGTGGCTAAGGGCATCGAGGATCGTCTCACCCTGGAGTTGGCGCGCAAAATGGGTTTCGAGGCGTTCCAGGGCTTCTTTATCAGTCCGCCGGTGGATGCGGTGGCCCTGCTCACCTGGATGCGCGAATCCCCCTGGAGCGGCGCCGCGTTTGGTTCCGGCGGGCGCAAACTCTCTTCCACCAGCAGCCGTGCGCAGTCAGCTCCGCAAGAGCCGCAGCAATCCGCGCCGCAATCGGCCAATCTCCCCACTGAAGGCTCCTGA
- a CDS encoding integration host factor subunit beta, protein MTKSQLIQKIAEDYDLSKQNAETAVSLVLSEIIKAMERGERVELRGFGVFEVRVRQARQARNPKTGRAVSVPEKRVPFFKAGKELRQRVDN, encoded by the coding sequence ATGACCAAATCGCAATTAATTCAGAAAATTGCCGAAGATTACGACCTCTCAAAACAGAACGCCGAGACTGCCGTTTCCCTGGTGCTGTCTGAAATCATCAAGGCCATGGAGCGTGGCGAGCGCGTTGAGTTACGAGGCTTTGGCGTGTTTGAAGTCCGTGTCCGGCAAGCTCGGCAGGCGCGCAACCCCAAAACCGGACGCGCCGTCTCGGTGCCCGAAAAGCGCGTGCCTTTCTTTAAAGCTGGGAAAGAGTTGCGACAGCGCGTCGACAACTAA
- a CDS encoding IS1/IS1595 family N-terminal zinc-binding domain-containing protein, whose protein sequence is MATVEIPVRCPDCGSLDVIKFGKHRNGEQRYRCNNGGCERTIFMLDDASWMALATLKNAIAHHLINGYGIAQTADHLGVHPELVTQTLAMSPMQAQAARRMVL, encoded by the coding sequence ATGGCTACGGTCGAGATTCCCGTTCGTTGCCCAGACTGTGGCAGTCTGGATGTGATCAAATTTGGCAAGCATCGCAATGGCGAGCAGCGCTACCGCTGTAACAATGGCGGCTGCGAGCGCACCATCTTCATGCTCGATGATGCCTCCTGGATGGCGTTGGCCACGCTGAAAAACGCCATCGCCCACCATCTGATCAACGGCTATGGCATTGCGCAGACGGCGGACCATCTGGGCGTCCATCCGGAGTTGGTGACGCAAACTTTGGCCATGTCGCCGATGCAGGCGCAGGCCGCCCGCCGCATGGTGCTGTAG
- a CDS encoding GGDEF domain-containing protein, whose amino-acid sequence MINLSSLSISKTFLALFLFITVIATGMLGSMVGYLKNHSINQMALNEARQNTELIFQSLLSVMRKGWTRDELEEVVGRLNRALPDIEIHTLRSQHVADFFGDVEDGAARRQEPLVAQALATGEATLNQSDHMLRFVYPVIAHQECISCHANMKEGMVNGVIDIRFPVERLRVPLEYTVNWVSLSFVSVLVILFLALFISVRRMLVHPITGLSRHMAEIRESQDPHKRLHEAETGSSEVRKLAHNFNTLLDRLDEASDQLRALSEVDALTGLANRRKFDQAFDVELARAKRYEHPFSLLMLDLNRFKPINDTYGHDAGDAILAGLGESLRTHLRQNDLIARVGGDEFAMLLPETGAEGARLMADKVVEMIEQTSVNYQGKTLSVGASVGVASYPEDGDGMQALQIAADQAMYADKARRKAGR is encoded by the coding sequence GTGATCAATCTGAGCTCACTGTCTATCTCGAAAACCTTTTTGGCGCTGTTCCTCTTCATCACGGTCATCGCGACGGGGATGCTTGGCTCCATGGTGGGGTATTTGAAGAATCACTCCATCAATCAGATGGCGCTGAATGAAGCGCGGCAGAATACCGAACTGATATTCCAAAGCCTGCTTTCGGTGATGCGCAAAGGGTGGACCCGCGATGAACTGGAGGAGGTGGTGGGGCGTCTGAATCGGGCGCTGCCGGATATTGAAATTCATACGCTGCGCTCGCAGCATGTGGCGGACTTTTTTGGCGATGTGGAGGACGGCGCGGCGCGGCGTCAGGAGCCGTTGGTGGCGCAGGCGTTGGCCACAGGGGAGGCGACCCTGAATCAAAGCGACCACATGTTGCGCTTTGTCTATCCGGTGATTGCGCACCAAGAGTGCATCAGCTGTCACGCCAATATGAAAGAGGGCATGGTCAACGGCGTCATCGATATTCGCTTCCCTGTGGAGCGTTTGCGTGTGCCGCTGGAGTACACCGTCAACTGGGTTTCGCTCTCCTTTGTGAGCGTGCTGGTGATTCTGTTTTTGGCGCTGTTTATCTCGGTGCGGCGGATGCTGGTGCATCCCATTACCGGGCTGTCACGCCACATGGCGGAGATTCGTGAGAGTCAGGATCCCCACAAACGTCTGCACGAAGCTGAAACCGGCTCCAGTGAAGTGCGCAAGCTGGCGCATAATTTCAATACTTTGCTGGATCGATTGGATGAGGCCAGCGATCAGTTGCGCGCGCTCTCGGAGGTGGACGCTCTGACGGGACTGGCCAATCGACGCAAGTTCGATCAGGCGTTTGACGTGGAGCTGGCGCGGGCCAAACGCTATGAGCACCCCTTCTCGCTGCTGATGCTGGACCTCAATCGCTTCAAGCCCATCAATGATACCTACGGCCATGACGCCGGAGACGCGATTTTGGCGGGGTTGGGGGAGTCGTTGCGCACCCATCTGCGTCAAAATGACTTGATCGCCCGGGTCGGAGGCGATGAGTTTGCCATGCTGTTGCCGGAGACCGGCGCCGAGGGCGCGCGCTTGATGGCCGATAAAGTGGTGGAGATGATTGAGCAGACCTCGGTGAACTACCAGGGCAAGACATTAAGCGTGGGCGCGTCTGTGGGGGTGGCCAGCTATCCGGAGGATGGCGATGGCATGCAGGCGTTGCAGATCGCAGCCGATCAGGCGATGTATGCGGATAAAGCGCGGCGCAAAGCGGGGCGCTGA
- a CDS encoding tetratricopeptide repeat-containing sulfotransferase family protein — protein sequence MDQLAKAEQWRARAAQLAQERQWAALMTACAQAPSEEDAARFIGRALTGLGRYAEALPRLQQGLELWPEEIVLYTALAQALNGVGRADMALTLFERAAELNPEDMAVRLAHADQLSRLNRPADALKRYQLILFSQPQCVEAHWKLAELLRQLGQGQTARRHYEKAVELDAACWQAWLGLGNLLLAQDEGEAALAAFEHGAEHAPSLAVFQNGAGLALMQLGRVEVAIARYEEALRQSPADLHLWHNLGNAQRESGAFEAAAHSYQQGLNLAPDHPHLLAALCRVSRPPTPALLTQLTQAEAAPECDDAARIALNFALGEALDKQGEYDAAFARYQRANHLKYQVQGPSDLEEQLALMRRIRQAFPSRSIFNRLPRGDLQERAPIFLVGLFRSGSSLIEHILCSHPQVAGVGERDFLDRIARNLPFDLGVATPYPQCIENMDGATAQRAAQRYVAELHRWRDKQDDPEVTRVTDKLLFNFLHLGLIALLLPNARIVHCRRTPLDVCLSGYFQNFTTGMRFMQDIEEIARYHRAYDELMAHWRAVLPLPIHEVHYEELTEDPERVVTELLTALDLPLDERCLRHHETKRAVQTASAGQVRAPIHTGSKERWRRYESHLQGVREILSR from the coding sequence ATGGATCAGCTGGCAAAGGCGGAGCAGTGGCGCGCGCGCGCGGCGCAATTGGCTCAGGAGCGACAGTGGGCGGCGCTGATGACGGCGTGTGCGCAGGCGCCCAGCGAGGAGGACGCCGCGCGCTTCATTGGACGGGCGTTGACTGGGCTTGGCCGCTATGCCGAAGCGTTACCGCGTCTGCAACAGGGGCTGGAGTTGTGGCCGGAAGAGATCGTGCTGTATACGGCCCTGGCGCAAGCGTTGAACGGCGTGGGACGCGCGGATATGGCGTTGACTCTGTTTGAGCGCGCCGCGGAGCTGAATCCCGAGGATATGGCGGTGCGCTTGGCGCACGCGGACCAGCTCAGTCGTCTCAATCGCCCCGCAGACGCGTTGAAACGCTATCAACTGATTCTGTTTTCGCAGCCGCAGTGTGTGGAGGCGCACTGGAAGTTGGCGGAGTTGTTGCGCCAGTTGGGCCAGGGACAAACCGCACGGCGTCACTATGAGAAGGCGGTGGAGCTGGATGCCGCCTGTTGGCAAGCGTGGTTGGGGTTGGGCAATCTGTTGCTGGCGCAGGACGAAGGCGAGGCGGCGCTGGCGGCGTTTGAACATGGAGCTGAGCATGCGCCCTCGTTGGCGGTGTTTCAGAATGGCGCGGGACTGGCTCTGATGCAGTTGGGCCGTGTGGAGGTCGCCATCGCCCGCTACGAAGAGGCGTTGCGGCAGAGTCCCGCCGATCTGCATCTGTGGCACAATCTGGGCAACGCGCAGCGGGAGAGCGGCGCGTTTGAGGCCGCGGCGCACTCCTATCAACAGGGGCTGAATCTCGCCCCGGACCATCCCCACCTGCTGGCGGCGCTGTGCCGTGTGAGCCGTCCGCCGACGCCCGCGTTGCTGACGCAGTTGACGCAGGCGGAGGCGGCACCGGAGTGCGATGACGCCGCCCGCATCGCGCTCAATTTCGCTTTGGGCGAAGCGTTGGACAAGCAGGGGGAGTATGACGCGGCGTTTGCGCGCTATCAGCGCGCCAATCATCTCAAATATCAGGTGCAGGGGCCCAGCGATCTGGAGGAGCAGTTGGCCCTGATGCGACGCATCCGACAGGCGTTTCCCAGCCGCAGCATCTTTAATCGGCTGCCGCGCGGCGATCTCCAGGAGCGTGCGCCAATATTTCTGGTGGGCCTGTTCCGCTCCGGCTCGTCTCTGATCGAACACATTCTGTGTAGTCACCCCCAGGTGGCGGGGGTGGGGGAGCGCGATTTTCTGGATCGGATTGCGCGCAATCTGCCGTTTGATCTGGGCGTGGCCACGCCCTATCCCCAGTGCATTGAGAATATGGACGGGGCCACAGCGCAGCGCGCGGCGCAACGTTATGTGGCTGAACTGCACCGCTGGCGCGACAAGCAGGATGATCCTGAGGTGACGCGGGTGACCGACAAGCTCCTGTTCAATTTTCTGCATCTGGGGCTGATCGCTCTGCTCCTGCCCAATGCGCGCATCGTGCACTGCCGCCGCACCCCGTTGGATGTGTGCTTATCGGGCTATTTTCAGAACTTCACCACCGGTATGCGGTTTATGCAGGATATCGAGGAGATCGCCCGCTACCACCGCGCCTACGACGAGTTGATGGCGCACTGGCGGGCGGTGTTGCCTCTGCCCATTCATGAGGTGCATTACGAAGAGCTGACGGAAGATCCCGAGCGGGTGGTGACAGAGCTGCTGACCGCACTGGATCTGCCCCTGGATGAACGCTGCTTGCGCCACCATGAGACCAAACGCGCGGTGCAGACCGCCAGCGCAGGGCAGGTGAGAGCGCCAATCCACACCGGATCAAAGGAGCGCTGGCGGCGTTATGAGAGTCATCTGCAGGGGGTGCGGGAGATTCTGAGCCGCTAG
- a CDS encoding flagellin → MALTILNTAASSSSALAKQTQSSLEKSYARLSAGLRINSAADDAAGLAIATRMSADVRGLNQARNNVNDGVSMTQVAQGALSEVQTGMQRLQELATQSANGTLTDTDRAALQAEAEQIQSQITSTLENTQYNGKSLLSADATVTLQLGQDEGDALDLATTDLTASLQNIDISTQAGAESALSTMQTNLATVSSEQGKLGAYENRLSAAASVLSTESVNYEASLARIQDADIASESANQLNSQVRQQAALSVLTQANQLSGQVYQLLQN, encoded by the coding sequence ATGGCTCTGACAATTTTAAATACCGCCGCGTCTTCCTCGTCTGCATTGGCGAAGCAGACCCAATCATCCCTGGAGAAGTCGTATGCCCGCTTGTCCGCCGGCTTGCGCATCAACAGCGCCGCCGATGACGCCGCCGGGCTTGCCATCGCCACGCGGATGTCCGCCGATGTGCGCGGTCTGAATCAAGCGCGCAACAACGTCAACGATGGGGTCTCGATGACTCAGGTGGCGCAGGGCGCCCTGAGCGAAGTGCAGACCGGCATGCAACGTCTGCAGGAGTTGGCGACGCAGTCGGCCAATGGCACATTGACGGATACCGATCGCGCGGCGCTACAGGCGGAGGCTGAACAGATTCAGTCGCAGATCACCAGCACCCTGGAGAACACCCAATACAACGGCAAGAGTCTGCTCTCCGCCGACGCCACCGTCACCCTGCAACTGGGGCAGGATGAGGGCGATGCCCTGGATCTCGCCACCACCGATCTGACGGCGTCGTTGCAGAATATCGACATTTCCACTCAGGCGGGCGCAGAGTCGGCGCTCTCCACCATGCAAACCAATCTTGCTACCGTGTCCAGCGAACAGGGCAAGCTTGGCGCATACGAAAACCGCCTCTCCGCCGCCGCCAGCGTTCTGTCGACGGAGTCGGTCAATTATGAAGCCTCGCTGGCGCGCATACAGGATGCCGACATCGCCTCGGAATCAGCCAATCAACTGAACTCCCAGGTGCGTCAACAGGCCGCCCTTTCCGTGCTGACCCAGGCCAATCAGCTATCCGGGCAGGTGTACCAACTGCTGCAAAACTGA
- a CDS encoding bacteriohemerythrin: protein MTIATVDMTYLGIPEVDSEHEALFRHFSVLKRAVEREQFDRLSMIMLALNNYVSHHFDHEEAHMVDAGYPDLHQHQQQHAALYEELRGFDEAFKHLSSNATRKSLGMALFYFLEG from the coding sequence ATGACCATCGCAACAGTGGATATGACCTATCTTGGCATCCCAGAGGTGGATAGCGAACATGAAGCGCTGTTCCGCCACTTCTCCGTCCTTAAGCGCGCCGTGGAACGGGAACAGTTTGATCGTCTGAGCATGATCATGCTGGCGCTGAACAACTACGTCTCTCATCACTTTGACCATGAAGAGGCGCATATGGTCGATGCGGGCTATCCGGATCTCCATCAACATCAACAGCAACACGCCGCGCTGTATGAAGAGTTGCGGGGGTTCGACGAGGCGTTCAAACATCTGAGCAGCAACGCCACCCGCAAGAGTTTGGGGATGGCGCTGTTCTATTTTCTGGAGGGGTAG
- a CDS encoding FKBP-type peptidyl-prolyl cis-trans isomerase has product MLRFRSAMRMSSLAFVAGVSALSFAAPAAALDMKDMNAKVNYAVSYNMATGVLAGFSNLEIELNKEAVMEAVNDAFSGKPSQLSDAQFKETQVVVKDKMIAAKLRAEEQAKKSLEKQAEVNKAEGEAFLAKNKSAEGVITTASGLQYRVDVQGSGPKPTESDRVTAHYQGTFLNGKPFDSSIKRGKPMTFGVQDVIPGWTEGIQLMPVGSKYTFWIPSDLAYGVSGRPPVIAPNATLKFEVELISIEK; this is encoded by the coding sequence ATGCTGCGCTTTCGTTCCGCCATGCGCATGTCCAGTCTGGCGTTCGTCGCCGGTGTCTCCGCTTTGAGTTTCGCTGCGCCCGCCGCGGCGCTCGACATGAAGGACATGAACGCAAAGGTCAATTATGCAGTCAGCTACAATATGGCGACTGGCGTTCTGGCGGGTTTCTCCAATCTGGAGATTGAGCTGAATAAAGAGGCTGTTATGGAGGCGGTGAATGATGCGTTCTCCGGCAAGCCTTCGCAGTTGAGCGACGCCCAGTTCAAAGAGACTCAGGTGGTGGTCAAGGATAAGATGATCGCCGCCAAGTTGAGGGCTGAGGAGCAGGCCAAAAAGAGCCTCGAAAAACAGGCCGAAGTCAATAAGGCTGAAGGCGAGGCGTTTCTGGCCAAGAACAAGAGCGCCGAGGGCGTCATCACCACCGCCAGCGGTTTGCAATATCGTGTGGATGTGCAGGGTAGCGGTCCCAAACCCACCGAGAGTGATCGCGTAACCGCGCACTATCAGGGAACCTTCCTCAATGGCAAACCGTTCGACAGCTCCATCAAGCGCGGCAAACCGATGACCTTCGGCGTCCAGGACGTGATTCCGGGCTGGACCGAGGGGATTCAACTGATGCCCGTGGGCAGCAAGTACACCTTCTGGATTCCCAGTGACTTGGCGTATGGCGTGAGTGGACGTCCGCCGGTGATCGCGCCCAACGCGACGCTGAAGTTTGAGGTGGAATTGATCAGTATTGAGAAATAA
- the tnpA gene encoding IS200/IS605 family transposase, with product MKYRYGSHTVYNIEYHFVWATKYRYKVLSGEVATSVREYVRQTCEAFEIRILKGVVSKDHVHILVSAPPNMAPSEIMRRIKGRSSSKLFEEYPHLKKRYWGRHFWARGYFCATVGQITDEMVQEYLEHHFEPNPNDKFQLEPE from the coding sequence ATGAAATACCGATACGGAAGCCACACGGTATATAATATTGAGTACCATTTTGTGTGGGCGACAAAGTACCGCTACAAAGTTCTGAGTGGAGAGGTGGCGACCAGCGTCCGTGAGTATGTGCGGCAGACGTGTGAAGCGTTTGAGATCAGGATACTCAAGGGGGTGGTGAGCAAAGATCATGTCCATATTTTGGTCTCTGCGCCGCCGAACATGGCTCCAAGTGAAATCATGCGCCGGATCAAAGGGCGTTCGTCGAGCAAATTGTTTGAGGAATACCCCCACCTCAAGAAACGATACTGGGGCCGCCATTTTTGGGCGCGAGGGTACTTCTGCGCGACGGTCGGTCAGATTACAGATGAAATGGTTCAGGAGTACCTTGAGCATCATTTCGAGCCGAATCCGAATGACAAATTCCAGTTGGAGCCAGAATAA